A stretch of Gasterosteus aculeatus chromosome 4, fGasAcu3.hap1.1, whole genome shotgun sequence DNA encodes these proteins:
- the fgf13a gene encoding fibroblast growth factor 13a isoform X2: protein MAAAIASSLIRQKRQAREREKTNACRCVSSPSKAKGSCEKPNRLNVFSRVKLFGSKKRRRRRPEPQLKGIVTKLYSRQGFHLQLQADGTIDGTKEEDNGYTVFNLIPVGLRVVAIQGVQTKLYLAMNSDGYLYTSEHFTPECKFKESVFENYYVTYSSMIYRQQQSGRGWYLGLNKEGEIMKGNHVKKNKPAAHFLPKPLKVAMYREPSLHDLTEFSRSGSGTPTKSRSASALLNGGKAVSQNEST from the exons ATGGCTGCAGCGATCGCCAGCTCCCTCATACGGCAGAAAAGACAGGCGAGGGAGCGGGAGAAGACGAATGCCTGCCGCTGCGTTAGCAGCCCCAGTAAAGCCAAGGGGAGCTGTGAAAAACCCAATCGACTGAACGTCTTCTCCCGGGTCAAACTCTTTGGCTCCAAGAAGAGGCGAAGGAGGCGACCAG AGCCCCAGCTAAAGGGGATCGTGACCAAGCTGTACAGTCGACAAGGTTtccacctgcagctgcaggcgGATGGAACCATTGATGGAACGAAGGAGGAGGACAATGGTTACA CCGTGTTCAACCTTATTCCAGTGGGGCTGCGAGTGGTGGCCATCCAGGGGGTGCAAACCAAACTCTACCTGGCTATGAACAGTGACGGCTACCTGTACACATCG GAACACTTTACGCCAGAGTGCAAATTCAAGGAGTCAGTGTTCGAGAACTACTACGTGACATACTCCTCCATGATCTACCGGCAGCAGCAGTCGGGCAGGGGCTGGTACCTCGGTCtgaacaaggaaggagaaatcaTGAAGGGGAACCATGTGAAGAAGAACAAGCCAGCAGCCCACTTCCTTCCCAAACCTCTCAAAG TGGCAATGTACAGAGAGCCGTCCCTCCACGACTTGACGGAGTTCTCCCGGTCCGGCAGCGGCACACCCACCAAGAGCCGCAGTGCCTCCGCCCTGCTCAACGGAGGCAAAGCCGTGAGCCAGAACGAGTCGACGTAG
- the fgf13a gene encoding fibroblast growth factor 13a isoform X4 — MTFPLRKAVSEPQLKGIVTKLYSRQGFHLQLQADGTIDGTKEEDNGYTVFNLIPVGLRVVAIQGVQTKLYLAMNSDGYLYTSEHFTPECKFKESVFENYYVTYSSMIYRQQQSGRGWYLGLNKEGEIMKGNHVKKNKPAAHFLPKPLKVAMYREPSLHDLTEFSRSGSGTPTKSRSASALLNGGKAVSQNEST; from the exons AGCCCCAGCTAAAGGGGATCGTGACCAAGCTGTACAGTCGACAAGGTTtccacctgcagctgcaggcgGATGGAACCATTGATGGAACGAAGGAGGAGGACAATGGTTACA CCGTGTTCAACCTTATTCCAGTGGGGCTGCGAGTGGTGGCCATCCAGGGGGTGCAAACCAAACTCTACCTGGCTATGAACAGTGACGGCTACCTGTACACATCG GAACACTTTACGCCAGAGTGCAAATTCAAGGAGTCAGTGTTCGAGAACTACTACGTGACATACTCCTCCATGATCTACCGGCAGCAGCAGTCGGGCAGGGGCTGGTACCTCGGTCtgaacaaggaaggagaaatcaTGAAGGGGAACCATGTGAAGAAGAACAAGCCAGCAGCCCACTTCCTTCCCAAACCTCTCAAAG TGGCAATGTACAGAGAGCCGTCCCTCCACGACTTGACGGAGTTCTCCCGGTCCGGCAGCGGCACACCCACCAAGAGCCGCAGTGCCTCCGCCCTGCTCAACGGAGGCAAAGCCGTGAGCCAGAACGAGTCGACGTAG
- the fgf13a gene encoding fibroblast growth factor 13a isoform X3, protein MSGKVAKPKEDKDASKEPQLKGIVTKLYSRQGFHLQLQADGTIDGTKEEDNGYTVFNLIPVGLRVVAIQGVQTKLYLAMNSDGYLYTSEHFTPECKFKESVFENYYVTYSSMIYRQQQSGRGWYLGLNKEGEIMKGNHVKKNKPAAHFLPKPLKVAMYREPSLHDLTEFSRSGSGTPTKSRSASALLNGGKAVSQNEST, encoded by the exons AGCCCCAGCTAAAGGGGATCGTGACCAAGCTGTACAGTCGACAAGGTTtccacctgcagctgcaggcgGATGGAACCATTGATGGAACGAAGGAGGAGGACAATGGTTACA CCGTGTTCAACCTTATTCCAGTGGGGCTGCGAGTGGTGGCCATCCAGGGGGTGCAAACCAAACTCTACCTGGCTATGAACAGTGACGGCTACCTGTACACATCG GAACACTTTACGCCAGAGTGCAAATTCAAGGAGTCAGTGTTCGAGAACTACTACGTGACATACTCCTCCATGATCTACCGGCAGCAGCAGTCGGGCAGGGGCTGGTACCTCGGTCtgaacaaggaaggagaaatcaTGAAGGGGAACCATGTGAAGAAGAACAAGCCAGCAGCCCACTTCCTTCCCAAACCTCTCAAAG TGGCAATGTACAGAGAGCCGTCCCTCCACGACTTGACGGAGTTCTCCCGGTCCGGCAGCGGCACACCCACCAAGAGCCGCAGTGCCTCCGCCCTGCTCAACGGAGGCAAAGCCGTGAGCCAGAACGAGTCGACGTAG